Proteins from a single region of Chryseobacterium sp. T16E-39:
- a CDS encoding ATP-binding cassette domain-containing protein produces MTKHQQRITDVYHFFDNKDIVLGFRKLLDCAMDTQNMEIYKEAIALTDWKEQYPDHIEEFIISSKNLLQKIEQIPVSEYPVENSVLCATHISKSYGSNRFSLGPVSLEINKGQVYGLVGENGNGKTTLLRILAKEISHNQGQLKYSFKTEPKNEYDLRSKLVYIPQRTAKWYGSLKDNLKFVLANYGVNPEENETRTLMMIARLGLWNYKHLKWSELSSGYKMRFELARTLLRKPEILLLDEPLANLDVVAQQVILEDLKALANSVNNPIALILSSQQLYEVEKVSDKVIFLKNGQYKDNSDLKNTEENHLIIEIDTPSSRENLLEIFKTLKLEKLNYNGGVYVAYFPMETEFYDVMAALGNTKTDIVYIRNISSSTRRFFVS; encoded by the coding sequence ATGACGAAACACCAGCAAAGAATCACGGATGTCTATCATTTTTTTGATAATAAAGACATAGTTCTTGGATTCAGAAAGTTGCTAGATTGTGCAATGGACACTCAAAATATGGAAATTTACAAAGAGGCCATTGCTTTAACCGACTGGAAAGAACAATATCCTGATCATATCGAAGAATTTATTATCAGCTCTAAAAATCTTCTTCAAAAAATTGAACAAATTCCTGTTTCAGAATACCCCGTGGAAAATTCTGTACTTTGTGCGACACATATTTCAAAATCTTATGGAAGCAACAGATTTTCTTTAGGGCCAGTTTCATTGGAAATAAATAAGGGCCAGGTTTATGGATTGGTAGGGGAAAATGGAAACGGAAAGACGACTCTTTTGAGGATTCTCGCCAAAGAAATTTCCCATAATCAGGGACAATTAAAATATTCATTTAAAACTGAACCCAAAAATGAATATGACCTTCGTTCAAAATTGGTCTATATTCCCCAAAGAACAGCAAAATGGTATGGAAGTCTCAAAGACAATCTGAAATTTGTTCTTGCAAACTATGGAGTGAATCCCGAAGAGAATGAAACCAGAACATTGATGATGATCGCACGTCTTGGTTTATGGAATTATAAACACCTGAAATGGAGTGAGCTGTCTTCTGGATATAAAATGCGTTTTGAACTGGCACGTACTCTTTTAAGAAAACCTGAGATTTTGCTTTTAGATGAACCATTGGCTAACCTCGATGTTGTTGCCCAACAGGTTATTCTGGAAGATTTGAAGGCTCTTGCCAATTCTGTGAACAATCCTATTGCTTTAATTTTAAGTTCACAACAATTATACGAAGTGGAAAAGGTTTCAGATAAAGTGATTTTTCTGAAAAACGGACAATACAAAGATAATTCTGATCTTAAGAATACTGAGGAAAACCATCTTATTATTGAGATTGATACTCCAAGTTCAAGAGAAAACCTCCTGGAAATTTTTAAAACTCTAAAATTAGAAAAACTCAACTATAACGGCGGAGTTTATGTTGCTTACTTTCCTATGGAAACGGAGTTTTATGATGTAATGGCAGCATTAGGAAATACCAAAACTGACATTGTTTATATCCGTAATATTTCATCTTCCACAAGAAGATTTTTCGTTAGCTAA
- a CDS encoding DUF1203 domain-containing protein: MTNFRFEALNDVDFAYLNDLSETELSEKNIRKLKVDKFPGFPCRVTLEDAKVDEHVFLLNYDFHKADSPYKASGPIFIRANKATRIYEINEVPTMFNHRLLSIRGYTKEGIMLFADVFEGKLLKEKIPVIFENPDIQYIHIHNAKPGCFGCAVARA, translated from the coding sequence ATGACTAATTTTAGATTCGAAGCACTGAATGATGTAGACTTTGCTTATTTGAATGATTTATCAGAAACTGAACTTTCAGAAAAAAATATAAGAAAGTTGAAAGTAGACAAGTTTCCAGGTTTTCCGTGTAGGGTTACTTTGGAGGATGCAAAAGTTGATGAACATGTTTTTCTTCTTAATTATGATTTTCATAAGGCAGACTCTCCCTATAAAGCAAGCGGACCTATTTTTATAAGGGCAAACAAAGCAACCAGAATTTATGAGATCAATGAGGTTCCAACCATGTTTAACCACCGGCTTCTTTCTATTCGGGGTTATACCAAAGAAGGAATCATGCTTTTCGCAGACGTTTTCGAAGGAAAACTTTTGAAAGAAAAGATTCCGGTTATTTTTGAAAATCCGGACATTCAATATATCCATATTCACAATGCAAAACCTGGATGTTTTGGTTGTGCTGTAGCAAGAGCTTAA